From the genome of Glycine max cultivar Williams 82 chromosome 2, Glycine_max_v4.0, whole genome shotgun sequence, one region includes:
- the LOC100785050 gene encoding zinc-finger homeodomain protein 11 yields MDLTKDTNSQTPPQPNTTTNGSLKHHHHHPTTVSPPQQPPSTTVFYKECLKNHAASIGGHALDGCGEFMPSSSSNPNEPRSLTCAACGCHRNFHRRRDTQENHHRSNSRPNFISFYHSPPLSRHGPGLSPTPSPMSSPSPSPPPISHHFPPSSHHFQGPIPAHGLLGLGNENHHHHMSFNFNSSSHSTQGNTSGKKRHRTKFSHEQKQKMYNFAEKLGWRMQKAEEGLVQDFCNEIGVSRGVFKVWMHNNKNTSARNKSLEPGEKINGTGTHSNNNNNHPYNTNSTNDDTH; encoded by the coding sequence ATGGACCTAACCAAGGACACAAATTCTCAAACCCCTCCACAACCCAACACCACCACAAACGGTTCCCTcaagcaccaccaccaccacccaaCCACCGTGTCACCGCCGCAACAGCCACCCTCCACGACGGTTTTCTACAAAGAGTGCCTCAAAAACCATGCAGCCAGCATAGGTGGTCACGCGCTTGATGGGTGCGGTGAATTCATGCCCTCTTCTTCATCCAACCCCAATGAACCGCGCTCGCTAACGTGCGCCGCGTGCGGATGCCACCGTAACTTCCACCGCCGCCGCGACACACAGGAAAATCATCACCGCTCCAACTCCAGGCCCAATTTCATAAGCTTCTACCACTCTCCGCCGCTGTCTCGTCACGGGCCGGGCCTGAGCCCAACTCCAAGCCCGATGTCGAGCCCAAGCCCGAGCCCCCCGCCAATCTCGCATCATTTCCCACCTTCCTCCCACCATTTCCAAGGTCCAATACCGGCCCACGGGCTTTTGGGCCTTGGAAATGAAAATCACCATCATCAcatgagttttaattttaactctTCTTCCCACTCCACCCAAGGAAACACGAGTGGAAAGAAGAGGCATAGGACCAAGTTCAGCCATgaacagaaacaaaaaatgtACAATTTCGCCGAGAAATTGGGTTGGAGAATGCAGAAAGCAGAAGAAGGATTGGTGCAAGATTTCTGCAACGAGATTGGCGTTTCAAGAGGGGTCTTCAAGGTGTGGATgcacaacaacaagaacacttCTGCCAGGAACAAATCGTTGGAACCAGGTGAAAAAATCAATGGCACTGGTActcatagtaataataataataatcatcctTACAACACAAACAGCACCAACGATGACACTCACTGA